In the genome of Streptomyces pactum, one region contains:
- a CDS encoding RNA polymerase sigma factor, which produces MPEQALDELVNGALNGDQESWNRIVERYSPLIWAIAKGHRLSPADCGDVSQATWLRVVQHLDRLRSPDRLAQWISTAARRESLNHLARSKRHIPVGPAEVLDRAQDADDQPEHMALARERDDEVLTAFCALPARCQALLSLLVAEPPMPYSEVSAALDMPRGSIGPVRRRCLAHLERLMKKQGRVSRSDAALAARIRAAGIQVFATPEGERVRQLS; this is translated from the coding sequence ATGCCGGAGCAGGCACTGGACGAACTGGTGAACGGCGCTCTCAACGGGGACCAGGAGAGCTGGAACCGGATCGTCGAGCGGTATTCACCGCTCATCTGGGCCATCGCCAAGGGGCATCGGCTCAGCCCCGCCGACTGCGGGGACGTGAGCCAGGCGACCTGGCTGCGCGTGGTGCAGCACCTGGACCGGCTGCGGTCACCGGACCGGCTGGCCCAGTGGATCTCCACCGCCGCCCGGCGGGAGAGCCTGAACCATCTGGCCCGCTCCAAGCGGCACATCCCGGTCGGCCCGGCCGAGGTCTTAGACCGGGCCCAGGACGCCGACGACCAACCCGAACACATGGCCCTCGCCCGGGAACGGGACGACGAGGTGCTGACCGCCTTCTGCGCGCTGCCGGCCCGCTGCCAGGCACTGCTGAGCCTGCTGGTCGCGGAGCCGCCGATGCCGTACTCCGAGGTGAGCGCGGCGCTGGACATGCCGCGCGGCTCGATCGGGCCGGTGCGCCGCCGCTGCCTGGCGCATCTGGAGCGGCTGATGAAGAAGCAGGGCCGGGTCTCCCGGAGCGACGCGGCGCTCGCCGCCCGCATCAGGGCCGCCGGCATCCAGGTCTTCGCGACCCCGGAGGGGGAGCGGGTGCGCCAGCTGTCCTGA